From the genome of Trachemys scripta elegans isolate TJP31775 chromosome 2, CAS_Tse_1.0, whole genome shotgun sequence:
tgcacatcgggtggcagctcccaagggggtttctgtgatcgaaCCCGTCACAGCTAGGTTTACACTACCcccctgaattggcgggtagaaatcaatctctcggggatcgaattatcaaatctcgtcgggacgtgacaatcgatccccgaatcgacgcttttactccaccagcggaggtgggagtaagcgctgtcgacggggagatgtggaggttgattttgccgccgtcctcacggtggggtaagtcggctctgacAGGTCAAATTCGAATTtgagtatcttaaatcgacacccctcccccccgccgtaCTGAAGAGCTGCCCttagtttgttagcatatgtagtGTGCTGTTAAGTTGGTCAGAAGTCCTCAAGAGGGGAGGGGTGAGTGGGACAgaaggtgtttaaacagtgtttttgattcctgctccagcctcgactatgagcattctaaccaagggactgaaaACTTTAAGGTAATCTGGAACCTTCGTATTTCCTTGATCCTTTGCAGATGAACTTATGAGTTGGATATATAGAACAGAGACTGTTTTAGCCTCATTGCTGATTTCTTCCTTGCAGTGGACAAAGATCAGATGTTTGCTGACTTTCTCACATGAAtcagcagcctttgatacctGAAGCAACATAGCCCTTGCTtgagtggttttgttctttcctctccaaatgtcaaagcctgttcccattgaactgaatagcaaaacttttttttatttcaatgggaacaggatttggccccaggaGATCAGAGAATGTGATTTTGATCAATTGCTTATCTGTCCAGAGACCGTTCTCATGCACATTCTGCCAGGCTGATTTTGATTGCCCCTCCTGTATGTCatgctgaggaaaataataaaacaatttgggcTGTAGTCCTATCAAGATGCACATGGTACAAACAGTTCTATGCCTCTTTTCCATCAAACCCAGATGGCACAGCATCTTTGCTTTCCTAGTGCCTggcggcagggccggctttaggctgattcggctgaattgggccccgcgctgcagctatcaaccccgcccccagctcacttccccggcccctcctcccctcccctgaacaccccgccccctcccctgcttcccgcgaatcagagattcgcgggaagtctgaaaagaagcaggggcgggccagcagcacaaggtaagctggggtgggggtgggggcgcgagaagggctccggggaggcgcggcccgttctcgcaggccccagcggctctggcccggcccggtccccgcggctcgggtcggctctggcccggcccggtccccgcggcgcggctcgggtcacGTCCCCACctcccccgcggcgcggcttgggtctccccccgcccccccccccgcggctcaGGTCCCTCCCCCCCtgtcccccccgcggcgcggctcgattcctgggggcggggcttacagcaagccccgcccccaggaatcgggccccgctcttgctaaagccggccctgcctggcggAGAGCAatgcttaggccttgtctacactgccactttacagggCTGAAACTTTCTCATTCCGGGGGGTGTGTGAAAAAACTGGAGGAGGGAGtagctggtagctactcccctcgttggggtgggttttttacggCGCTgggagagtcccccatcctgtaattaTGGCCTATATTCTTAGTTCCTATATATCTAGAttcacatttagccatattaaaatgcatattgttcgCTTGCACCCAATTTACCAAGCCATCCAcactgctctgaatcagtgatatatccttttcattttttaacgcttctcccaatttttgtgtaatctgcaaactttatggAGGAATGGAAGGAGCTCCTGGTGTGTGCAATAAGCTTGGACTAAATAAGCCACCAAGCATCCATTCCCCTAATTATACACCTCActctgatataacgtgacccaatataacaggaattctgatataatgcggtaaagcagtgctcccgggtGGGGGGGGTTGCGCACTCCacaggatcaaagcaagttcgatataacgcggtttcactataacacggtaagattttttggctcccaaggtcagcgttatatcgaggtagaggtgtaactagTAATTTTTCTAGCATGCTATATATTTAAACAACCTTTTTGATGATTCTGGACAAATGGACTGCTCCAAGTTTCTTATAGGGTCTTATAGGTCTCTGGTGAACCTGAAAAAGCCCACGCCCTTCCCCACAGAAATATCTTTACAAAAAAAAGATGTTAATGGATGTTGCTGATTGAGTTTCTCAACTGCACGCAAACAAACCAACAGGTGCATAAAATTAGGAATGGATCATATAAAAGCACAAAGTAGTGAATATAAAATAATGTCTAACTGAATCTACTCACATTCATTACTCAAAGttagattagaaaaaaaaaagtattaccaTTCTTTTTTAGACAATACCAGGACAGAATTTCATGGGAAATCTGGGATGTTTTCCTGACAATACTGAAAGCTGTACGTTTATCATCTTGTCTTCTGAACCAGGTGAATGTCACCCTTTGTGTTTTTATACAGGcctatttaaaacattaaaaggtaacttacaatttatattttataaatataattaatgtGGATATTATATAACAATAGATGGCAGTAGGTGATTATTGACAAAATTCAATCTACGAAACATTCTGTTATGGCAATGCATAGTTAATATACCTATTACACAGGTTAAGAGGAATTCTCAGTGCATCAGTTTATAATTcacttttgttttctctttaggTTTCATATTGTCTGGCCGCTGTTGGACCACTGGCTTGATTCTGCTGTGAGTCCTGTATGCTCTGTGATGGTGATTGTCACATAAGCCCATGTGCTCTAGTCTAGAGCATGAGATCAGCCTCTAGGGCTAGACATAGGACTAAGTTGTGGCAGGTTTTAAAGGAAAGGACAAAGAACTTGCATTTGATGCAGAAGGTGAGAGGAAACAAGTGAAGGAATTTGCAGATGGGCTGAATGTGGTCAAAGCTATAGGTGAGGTAGATACATTATTCAGCTGAGTTTCGGATGGATTGGAGGAGTATGAAACAGAAAACAGAGAGGATGTGGGTACAGATGTCAAGAAGACACAAGATGATCAAAACATGGACAAGTGTGGGTGATAGGAGAGGTGAAGAATGATCGGGTTTCTGACCTGTTTTGTAGAATAAGCATAAATTAGTGATAGTGACAATGTTGGGGGAGAAGGATAAAGTTTAAAACAGTTATACTAGGTTGTGAGCTAGAGGGGTAGGGAGAATGGTAACATtgttgatcatagaatcatagactcatagaaaatcagggttggaagggacctcaagaggtcatctagtccaaccccctgctcaaagcaggaccaattcccaactaactAGATAGTTATGGAGAATAAAAGATAAGGGTTTTGGAAAAGAGATATATACTTCAGTTTTTGACATATTTACTCTGAGCTAGCAGCAGGATATTCAAGAGGAGATGTCTGAGGCCAGACCTATATTAAAAAGTTAAGTCAACCCAGCTACGTTGCTTgtgagtgaaaaatccacacctggaGTGACGTAGTAAAACCGACCTAACCCCCGATATAGACAGTGGTAGGTCAATAGAAAAATTCTTACATTAAGCTAGCTACCagctcttggggaggtggattaactgcagCAACAGGAGAACTCCTCTtgttgctgtagtgagtgtctacactgaagctgagCCACAGTAGCGTTTTAAGTGTCGACATACTTTCAGACACTTTAAATTCCAAATCTGAATGCAGAGGAAGAAGTTGGGCAGAAAAAGATTTGCAAATCATTCTCATAGAAATTAGGTCAATTCATTTGAGTCTGCTTACTCCAAAGGGGAATTTGGTCCAAAGCCTGTGGGAATCAATTGCAGCAAGTTTGTGGAGGGTTTTGAAAAACAATAAGGTAATTTTGAACTGGATCCCAAAATGATTGAGAAACTAATGAGAGCTACACTGCAAGAATCACTCTTCAAGGAGGACACCAGACTGATTTGCAGGGCTATAACCATCACATGCTATTGAAGGCACCTTACTTACTTCCAAGCATTTGTAAAAACTCTGGAGGTTAATTTATAGTAGGttaagtaaaaggaataaaatacATGAAAGCAAGTAAAGTTGGTCACACTTGGTGTTTCCAGTGCTGTAATTAAAAATTGTATTCATATTATTTGTTGGGATGGTATAATAAAACCACAGACATTTGAAACACAAAGTGATTTTACTTTATAATGATATAGAAAAAATGTGATACAATACCCATGCCCTCATCTAGGACCATCCAGTCATTGCTAATCAGAAATAAAATAGTGTGTCCTTCCTTAAAATATGTTTATGGACATTTATATAATAAAATTTCAATTCTTTATTGGTTCTTTCGAACGTTTGTTGGTTAGTCCTTTTTTGTGAGTAATAAGTTTATGCTGCTTATAAGTTCTCTAATTCACAGTAGTGTTTCTGaatgggggttttttgtttgctttttcatgAAAGATGACTTTCTTGTTCCGTACTCTGTTGATTATAAAGAATAGTGCTTCATTTTTTCCAGAATTGTTTCCAGTCATACAGAGTAAGTCATCTGTCAAACAATCCATTCTTTTGCAGCTTGTATGATTCAGTGATTTaatcaaggtttaaaaatctcaaaGAACTAGTGAATATCTAATTTCTgtcaaatttaaaatataatgaacTTTTTAAGTCCAGAATAtcaatataatatatttttaagaccgatggccagattctcagcccaTGGAGTCTGCGGAGATaggccagtttacatcagctgaggatctggccctgataTCCAAAAATAGAAAGATCCTAGTTAATTAATTGTTAAACAGAAATGGACACATAACTAATCTACGTGTATCTCCAGCTGCAGTTAAAAATGGCACTCTACCAGAACATTAGTTAATTCAGATGGCATTTGTGATGCACAGACTAGGAACAATGGGTTTTGATGCTAGGAACCCACCTCAGCACTGATAGAAAATGATCATACTGCCTAAGCAGTACTAAACTGGTCAGTTTAAAATTGAtgataaataatcataataaagtGAAACCTTataccaggcctgcacaactcgtaaagcggcgagggccatattactccaaagaaaacagctgagggctgaAACCCCCGGCCCCGCAGAaacaccccccccagcgccacccagccccccggaaacaaaccctccttccccagcaccgccccgccgaaacagctaaggtttgggggggagggtgtgtgatactttattaagaatttttccattaaatcaaacaattttttaaattattttaatttttttattaatcatggaaaaatgaaaaatatctgttccattgaaagaaaacatttgtacttTTCATAATTACCTTGCAAATTTAATGAGAAATATTACATCTCTTTTCGGCAACAAGCTTGTCGCATTCGGGGGTCATATTTGAAGTGGATATTTTCATAATATCTTCCAAATGGTCGTCAGTCAGAGAAGAACgttgcttgtttttattcatgttcatgatggaaaatgtttgttcacaTATGTAAGTGCGTCCAAAAATGCTGAACGTTTTCAGTGCAACTTCATTGTCCAGACTTTTGTAGAAGTCCTGCAAGCTGCTTTCTCTGTGCTTATTTCGGTAAACTGCCGAACACTGAAGTTCAATAACCTCCAACTGCAAATCTAGTGGCACTTCCTCCGGATCCACAGAAAAGGGATCTTCAATCAGCTTCAACTGGACGTCTTCTTCTTTAGACAAAGTAAGTCTTCTGTCAAATTCTTCAGTCAAAAGAATGATGTGCTTTGCGTATTTTTCTCCTAACTCGGCGTGTTTGTGCTGAGGGATACACTGTGCACAAGTGGGAAAGTGACACATTTCACCTtttgatatgcatccgaagaagtgggctgtagtccacgaaagcttatgctctaataaatttgttagtctctaaggtgccacaagtacttctgttcttcatTTCACCTTTTGACAGCTGActtctgaaaagtttcaatttcattttgaaagctttcactgctgcacacatttgaaatataagtTGATTTTTTCCCTGAAGTTGAATGTTGAGATCATTCAGGTGTGCTGTAatatcacaaaagaaaaagagatctTGATTCCAGGACTCATTTTCAAGCTCTGGGAATTTTATTGGCCCATTTTCTAGGAATTTTGCTACCTCCTCTTTCAAAGCAACGAAACGCTGGAGCACTCTTCCTCGACTCAATCACCTCATTTCTGTATGGTAGATGAAGTCATTGCACTCGGTGTCTACCCCTTCAAGAAAGGCTCGAAATGTCCTATGTTTTAGTCCTCTAGAACGGACGTAGTTTGCAATGGAAACTACCACTGACATTACACGCTCAAATTTTAAGACTTTGCTACAAAAAACCTGCTGATGTATAATGCAGTGATGTTTGGTTATTTCTCTCCCGATAAAGTCTTCAAGAAGAGTAACTGCTCCAACATTTTTTTGGCACATAGCTGGAGCACCATCAGTACAAATGGCCACCAAGTTTGTGAAATCTAATGCCGACTTATCATTCATGCACTTTATCACTTCACTGGAGATTTCTTTTCCGGTTGTGCGACCCGTCATGGAGCACATGCCAGCAAGTTCTTCAGTAATTTCAAAGTTTTTATCAATAcctctaataaaaataagaagttgGGCGGTGTCTTTTAAATCGGTGCTTTCATCCATAGCTAGGGAGTAAAAGCAGAATTCACTGACTCTCTGTTTTAACTGATCACTTAAATCGGTAGAAATGTCAGCTATTCTTCTCCGTACAGTCATGCATGATAGACTGCCATTCTCAAATATTCCCATCTTCTCTGGACATAACTCAGATACAGCAATCAACATACACTTTTTTAATAACTCGCCTTCTGTGAagcatttcccagcagcagcaatttcctTAGAAATTTTAAAGCTtatgtagtgagccggtgtggcacccCTCAGGCGTCTCCGACAGCGCCGAGCTTCCTCCAACCCcagcgtgggcggagccaccgggtccggggcccgcccctccgaggtcacggccctgacccggaagtataaaagcccgctaGCAGAGCTCAGTGAGGCCCAGACcgccagagagagcagacgtcccggGCTGAGCTCCCGGttgggagacagccgcaggccgccTGCTACCCCCCCGCGCC
Proteins encoded in this window:
- the LOC117871632 gene encoding general transcription factor II-I repeat domain-containing protein 2-like, which codes for MCAAVKAFKMKLKLFRSQLSKGEMCHFPTCAQCIPQHKHAELGEKYAKHIILLTEEFDRRLTLSKEEDVQLKLIEDPFSVDPEEVPLDLQLEVIELQCSAVYRNKHRESSLQDFYKSLDNEVALKTFSIFGRTYICEQTFSIMNMNKNKQRSSLTDDHLEDIMKISTSNMTPECDKLVAEKRCNISH